The sequence below is a genomic window from Lytechinus variegatus isolate NC3 chromosome 3, Lvar_3.0, whole genome shotgun sequence.
atttttatcatggCAAACTatcactttctttattttcaaggaGTGTTCACCTCCACgctctttctctccccctttctcattttctcgctcactatttctgtCTTCCTAATAATGTAAGTGGGAATAGGGCTTGAAAGGTGAATAAACTTTTGAATTCCAAATCAATATTTAGCCTAtaactatataggcctataagatCGATCCTCTGACATATCTATAGTTTGAAAAGTTTATGTAAGTTCAAGTAAAGAACCGGTCTAAACCGACTGCAGAAAGGTTTTGAAAGTGCACTGGCGTAATGATTTAGTATTCGggttttgtttcatatttttgaattatttatattgttttgtttttaggagCAGCGATTCCCTTACCCAGTCCCACAAGCATGTTCAGTGGGTGAATCATTCCTTATATTATATTTGAATCAGATTCATGTTTCAAACTCGCATGATATCGTATGATTACATGATTATGATTGCTTTACAGAATACGTTTCAAATGAAAGTTTCACAAATGCTATAAACGCGTTTAAAAGGGTGCCCCGGgggaaatattcatatctaaataaatagagtaaatttaaaaaagcaaaatgctgaaaatgtcatcaaaatctaatAATAAATAACGAGGTTATTGAAGTTAtctttaaattttagcaataatTTGGGGGAAACGGTTAAATGTacgtcctcatgaatattcattagatgtgctgatgatgtcacatacccacagtggcgtaactacgggggggccatgggggggcacgtgccacccccaatcggctggcccccccaaaaaaaacggggaaaaggagaaaaagagggaaaagggaagagaaacgtagtggggaaagaaaaaattgttgtttatcatagtgttatattatattatataacatacgaagcattttttcacaactttattaaacattatttgcttaattgtgtctttattgttcctggtgctcgcatagactttttaacgagatatataaacctgctgtactaaagcctcccgttttcaaatcaatatacaacaaaataatatatttcctcgcaattagagttattattgttttaaatagtgatatattcttatttttcatgactactgaaagttattgccctattttaaggtcttgatataaaatatttcccGTCcttgctaacgttcgcattagtggattggtgagatttttgctcttcatgaactcctaaaatcagtcattaaaatttcaatttttctgatctgaatatcaaaaaattttaactcgcgcttcgcgctcgcataatttggttagtgaaatacgtggggtcttagtgaattcctacaaacaagccttggaatgcccctgttcatgtctgaatttcctagattttcagctcgcgcttcgcgctcgcagtatttcattagtgagatgcgtataataatcatgattacaaaaaaattacaatgacttcaagaagtgttccatgtgtttagatgtaattctaactaaatcagcaagcacttggcactcgcattagatgactatggtgagatatgtatactctgacttaatggattcgtaactatagtccttaaaatatccatgtttgtggtcaatatatacaaaaatttcagctcgcgcttcgcgctcgcatcatttggttagtcaaatacgtagggtcttagagaattcctacaaacaacccttagaatgcccctcttcaggtctatatttcctaaattttcagcttgcgcttttagtatttgattagtaagatacgtatgataatcatgattgcatgACTActaaaggtgcttcatgactgtgtttagatgtaattctaacaaaatcagcaaaggatagcaatagcattagatgactatggtgagataattatactcttaatggattttaatggattctaaaatataatccttaaaatttccttgtttagggtcaatatctaaaattttcagctcgcgcttcgcgttcgcattatttaatcagagagatacatatccgtttaatggcatgtccttaaaatatctctattaggtcagtatacctgacaactgagcgcgcttcgtgCGCTCCCTTAAgggacccgaaatttttgctggtgcccccccatgccgagacccacggtacgccactgcactGCATACCCATTTACCTTATTCTTATGTTgttgcatgaaatcataattgtgtAATTTTTCATACATCTCTGAGTGATAtttctcccttataatgaagcACACAGCTGGCCCATGCTCTCctctttgagaggcacaattaaaattcgtaatgtaaaaatgccttTAAACAGAAGTGTGCTAAACCCCTTTCAAAGtggagaccttttttttgcttgtcattttttttcgtggacgaaattcccttaatttttggttgaaacctttgttttttcttgtcaaatttttcctcgggtaAATGTACCCCATTTCGAAAAATCCTGCACCCGCCCCTGCCATGCAGTGTgacatctgggccccgtcttacaaagagttacgactgatccaatcaatcctAAGTCtaaggaaatccatcagtggtgcaataattttttctacagggaaTTCGCACACTCTCCttggtaaacaaagagaatcacattGAATCTATATAAGAGAACGCTAAATACATGAATTTACATCATCTCtagaaattttttatatataattatttattatatagCACTGCttcaattctattttttaattaaaatgtaAGGCTATTTTAAATCTAAATAGGGACGTACAATTCATAACATTTACAGGGAGTGAGCAAAGCAAACTGTATCTAACTTTGTCATTTAAATTTATTACTTCTACATTAAATAAAACTTATGTAACTTAACCCATCCTCTTTAACCCTTAGTCTACCATGATTGACAAGCCCgcataattattaaaacaaacaaaacttcTCTTAttgtttcataaatgtatttctactgtcaaatatatatatatatatatatatgatagcAAAAACGTACTGTAGACTGGTGGAATTTAGAACCATGTATGAATTCTGAAGGGAATAAAATGAGGACATCAGCAAAATTCTGaatacaaacatattttttcattgtaggcctacattatgaCATCTAAagttcatttcaaatttgaaaatgatggcTGCTCTGCTTCTTGGGATTTCATCAACCTCTGTTGAGAAACTGATGTTGTTGCAACAAAATAGTCGGACTGACTACCATGCTTTCAACTTTTGAGCCAATCAAAATTCCCTGCatgatttgaagtattttttaagaattaattCCTGATATTTCCCTaactggaaaaaagtaaaataatcttccctgatttccctgatgggcttgGAACCCTGTAAGCTTAAGCACATGGTTcatatgaataaacaaaataataacaacataTACTAATCAGAATAAGAGAGAGaaatggaaaagaagaataGGTTTAACCATTCACGGAAGAAATTACGGGAGAAATCATTTCTGTTTAATTTGCTGCTTTGTTAGGATGTACTTTAATATCGTGGATTGTAGTACTGCATCTTGCAACACATTGAATTACCAGAAGATTAAGCTGTAAGAAGTCAGTAAATTATCTGGACAAAGTATGACGTCGCACATGTTTTCACTGTGATCTTTCTCGAAAAATTGAAGTCTGGTGAAAGGTAAAACTCATAAATCACTCACCACTTGTTCTAAAATATTACAGTAAAGATATAGACATCAGTTTTGCCTATTGTGAAATCAGTACAGATAGTAAATGAAGGCGGTGAAACAATCAAAGCTCAGAAGTATAGAAGTGTTTCAAATACAACAAAGATCcatattatacagtgcgtatcaaaaaaaagtttacacttttaaaaagtcctgagaatgaaaaaatatacaacatatgggtaattttttcacatataatcttagacttgggtctcatctatccaatgaaagtaaacgttttgacagaatgttacacctGAGTGAGCACTGACCATTTtcgtaaagctcgcagaaatctgtttgcgcagaaatgctcattttcacactgtgtcaagGAGAAAGGGCGAAATGAAATTTACCCTTCgaaacatttattatgcatttcCTTTGCACTTTGagtcaactgaaataaaacagatacattcaagcattttgtaacaattttgccaccaaattgaaaattcaacacCTAGTAAGCACAAACTCtacccttttttgtgccagctggatctgaggacaattaaatctaaacaaaagtttatatcagacatttccagcattttttcactaagtttgtatcatttaaagtgggtttacatttcgtttttaattaatatttgtttctccacaccttttccaagcttgaaaatgattaacaaaatgaaaatcaagcctaagttatttcatataaatcacagctcagtgtaaagcaaatatcgtcacgattgcctcggtgtgtgggggagttaggtggggcgcaatgcactctttgaagtaTTTTGGGCAAGGAAGAAAgtttaaaaggtaaaagatatcttcaaatcaattttactagctaaatgccacgtgttcttcatgattaaggtctacttttaatcgcataaatatttcaaagttctgcgcaaatcatttttcactaacttttcaaaagtaaatggagctcactcaagcggaattatttttcgacagttatatcgccATTTGCTTAattggatctgtaccaatgtaaaaatgtggaaaaatcttcattatattacaaatttataattttacaggattttttctaagtgtaaactttttttgatacgcactgtattaccAACAGATTACGTCAAGTTCAAATGATTAAACTAATAATTGAAACATCTCCGCAAGATATAAAAAGGTTGATGAAAGTGAccacacatgtatttcacttgTCCAGAGAGGCACATACGGTGCAAAATGGGTGTTTCTAATTGCATGTAGgttgttttttatattcatcAAAGACTTGTTGCCATTCTGTCATTTCATCCTTCCATCCATTATAACTCTCTCGCCATGCCTTCTCCTCATCGTCAATTGAATCTGAAATACAAGGGTCGATATGATCATTATTAACATAGTGCTTTTCAAATTGGTAGAACTTTAACTTTGGTTTTGTATCCTCGTAAAGTAATAAGAACCACTAAAGTATCttctttaaaaagggggaataaAATGAGAGTCGAACactaaaatagaaaattatttcataaattctTTGAGACATCTGAACTaaaattatattacataatatttATCTAAAGTAACTTACAGGCAAAATGTGTATTTGACTGAAATCACAGGCGTAAATCCGGTCCGAGcagtgagagggggggggggtgaaagcaatatattgacctgaaaattaaaaattttggGGACAACCCCACACCTAGGGCTATATGTatacggggggggggtataacCGTGATCAGAATCCTTTTATATTTCAGTTAAAGGCCtctcacgatttttttttcaatggctaTGATTGTAATGAATTTGTTGTGATATAAACTACCGAACAGTTAATATCCAAatgcgagcgagcgagcaaattttcaGTAGTTAAAGACCTGATGATCAAAATCGTCTTTCATGAGGTGTGATTAATGCTGCGGCGAGTGAGCATAGGGATCTAGCAGTTTTTCAGTAGGAAGAATCAAGAATGATGCTCAAAAACCTCTTTCAAGTCTTATCACATCACGGGCTATATAGGCATATACTGTATACAGGAGTATAAGTGCGTGCATAAGACTACCATTTTTCACTTGAAGGACTCTCATGACGttttttttcgatggaaatATTGTAATGGCTTTAGTGTGACGTAAACTAATGAATTACAGTTAGTATCCATTTGaaagcgagcgaagcgagagaGGAATTTTTCTATAGATTGAAGACAGAATAATTTACAAATCGTCTTTCAAGGAAGTGGAATTATGGGAGAAATTGCGGCGGTAAGCGTAGTTAGCGAGCCTTGAAAAGTTATTTCACTCGTTTAAATTGATATGCATGAATTACGGAGGATGATATGGGTATAttatcaaaggacaagtccaccccaacaaaaacttgatttgaataaaaagagaaaaattcaacaagcataacaatgaaaatttcatcaaaatcggatgtaaaataagaaagttatggcatttcaaagtttcgcctattttcaacaaaatagttatatgaacgagccagttacatccaaatgagagagttgatgacatcactcactcactatttcttatgtattttattatatataatatgaaatatttttattttctcgtcattgttatgtgatatgaagtttcattcctccctgaacacgtggaatttcattattttaacattttgtgcttcaggcaaggaggtcctaatcgtcaaattcgtaaaatttgaaatattgtatgattcaaacaataaaaataaaataaatagtgagtgggtgacatcatcgactctctcatttggatgtaactggctcgttcatataactattttgttgaaaataagcgaaactttgaaatgtcataactttcttattttacgtccgattttgatgaaattttcagcattgcgcttgtctgatttttctctattgattcaaatcaacatttttctgaggtggacttgacctttaataacgCAAACTTTAGAAGAATATGAACAGGAAATATACAAACATGAAAATAGGGATTAAAGTCGAGTTTTGTTCAATGAAAACTCATTTGTACATTGGTTAAAGGTGAGAtgagaatgaaaacaaaattgggATCATTGGTATTGGAAATAATGTTGCCATACGGAATGATCATAGGCAATCACAGGCCATAATATAAACTTCAAAAACGTGGAAAtgtcccggggggccacttccattcacgagtggataccatgcgcgaccatggggtctcaaaaagcaccctaaacacgtaatttccatattctgaatatgcaccccttaacaagtattggggtgtgaaaccatacccttaacaagtattggaaacaaaacgatactcttggcaaatgaacccctaaacaagtacaggaatgttttattgttacgggtccttcggtcgtcggctttaccttatttggtttagtacgacccccccccctctacacctcgcgcaaattggactctaaacacgaagtgttggggcaaaaaggacatcctttataaaacattttaatattgttttatcacccccgcaaattcgaccctaaacacgtaattgccctagcgaaatagatacccctttttcattatttttgtgttttagacacccttatcacgttacgtacgtaacgtgccctatcgtgaaaaagacatcctttttacgtgtttttttggtcgcacatggtatccactcctcaatgtaagtgccccccccccccgggggatgTAACAATGACGCATATAAAGAGGAAAGGTTTCGAATAAGCTTTAAAATTATATGGATGATgcaacattccatttttttaaacagaattcctttttgtaacttttgttaCATTGTTGTGTTAATGAGATTTAAAGTCCCCTATAAATGGATAAAACCGTAAAGCTGAGTGTTTCATTAACGGCGTTGATTTGGTCAATCAGTAACTCATACACTTTTATTCTACAAGTTAAAACTTAATACGGTAGgccatatataatatatatgtaatatatacagtgcgtatcaataaaaaagtttacacttagaaaaattcctgtaaaattatacatttgtaatatcctgaagatttttccacattttaagattggtaccgatccatttaagcaaatgacgatataactgtcgaaaaaaaacttctgcttgagtgagcaccacttacttttgaaaagttagtgaaaaataatttgcgcagaactttgaaatacttatgcaaataaaagtagaccttaatcatgaagaacccATGggatttagctagtaaaatttatttgaagatatcttttacatttttaacttgtttccttgccaaaatacttcgaagagtgcattgcgctcAACCtaactcccccacacaccgaggcaatcgtgacgatatttgctttacactgagctgtgatttatatgaaatgacttaggcttgattttcattttgttaatcgttttcaagcttggaaaaggtgtggagaaacaagtattaattaaaaacgaaatgtaaacccactttaaatgatacaaacttagtgaaaaaatgctggaaatgtcaaatataaacttttgtttagatttaGTTGTCCTCAGATatagctggcacaaaaatggtaaaggttgtgattactaagtgttaaaatttcaattttggtggcaaaattgttacaaaatgcttgaatgtatccgttttatttaaattgactaaaagtgcatgggaaatgtatgaaaatttgttcccagggtaagtttgattttacccatttccccttgacacagcgtgaaaacaagcatttctgcgcaaacagatttctgcgagctttacaaaaatggacagtgctcactcaagtgtaacattctgtcaaaacttttactttcattggatagatgagacccaaacccaaaaatatatgtgaaaaaattacccacatgtcgtatatttttgaattcccagggctttttcagagtgtaaacttttttttgatacgcactgtatatatatacttctttttttttttttttttacaaaacccCCCTCTTCCACAAAGATAccagataccccccccccattattaACGAAAGTGTatttaaaggatgttttattggTTTATTTCCAAACTTATAAAGTCATTGGAATCACATATTCATAAATGGACTTATTATAACTAAACCCCCATAGATTTTGCGATAAGCTAAACGTAGGGATTTGTCACGGCCAAATTCTTGTAAGATTGAGCGCGGGAATGGAGCGACCGCGCGATGAATGTTTGCATTATAAGAATGCAAAATTAGGCCAATTTAAGCACTTTGAATGCATTAAAAGATGAACCCACACATTAGCGGTAGAATTAaccattattttgatgattaaacaatatattttttttatcttgcaaAGTGAGGGGTGGTTGCACATGCCATCCCCCTCTCCGAAAAGTGAGGGGATGTATTCCCCATCCCCCGGGTTTTGCGCCCGTGACTGAAACGTAACAAAATTTAGAAAGAGGATTTGACTTCAAGACGGaaacaaatattaatttcaagttcttgattaaaCAACATGGTGTTGACTAGCTTCATGAGTCTAATCCTGTGAACAATTATGATAAATTATTAAATATATAACTTCATATTGTAAggatatacaaaataattttaatgattaaattTATTGCACCATAAGAATGATACATTCTCATTTCTTATAGGATGAAATACAATTAATTTGTGTAAACCTAATATTTTGTGGCCAAATTTATGACATACATAACCATATAAGAAGTTATAATTCATGATGAGTAGCATGCAAGATAAGCATCGTCGATATGAATATCAAACTCTGTAAATGCAAAGGAGCTAATTCTGGTCCCTCCCTAATCACGCTCCTCTCAGATTGATATAAGGTACCATTCCTGATAGAGTGTGGTCTCCGTTTTTCAAGAGTGAGTTTCACGTCTGTAGGAGTGAAAGTTAAAAACAGATGTACACTTTCACTCCTAAAAAGGTGAAACTCACTCTTGAAAGACTGAAATGTCACTTCATCGCGACTGGTCCCCCATCTCATTCTGGAGGAACGTGATAAGGAACCAGATCAGCTCCTTGGCATTACAGAGAAAGTCTTACTTGAAAAAGCTTGAAGTTTTGGAACATATTCATTCCAGAAATGACACTGCCGAGCTCTAATAGCTCTACCTTGCCCTAACTGGAGGGATATCTCCTTGTGGTTCAGTTCAGGGATTGTATACAAAGGCCAAAAATcctctccttctccttcttcaccATCCAAACTTGACTTGCTTGGATTTCTGCATATTGGTGTGAATTGAAGTTTGattaaataaaagataaaatggTACAACCAGAACGCCTATACTGAACCATAATCATTAATGGATACACCTGACTTGCAGTCAATGTAATATTGAGCAAATTACTATAAACGCTCTCCATAACCGCAAGTATGTCTAATGCCCTTTCCCAACCGTTTGATATTCTATAAGCCCTATGATACGCATAAAGTGTCCCTTTACTTTCGTTCCATTTTGTTAGTTAacattttctttatgaaataaaggttGAATAATAAGCATACGTAATTGACATTATTTATGGGTCTATATGCGtcacgcaagtcaaaatataaGATATCCCTAGCTAGGCCtatttcaaaatacataaatgagaGTGCTAATATTTAGACTGAACACAACGAAGACCACtcaatgttatcattattcctTCTTTCTCCCTTCTTCCATTTCTTCATCTGTTTCGTTTTATACCTCTACCCTTTTCACTACATACCCCCCTCCTAATGGTAGTGCCATGTCTGATTTAGTATATACAAAGCTAAAATAAACTTATATTTTGTTCTAAAACATTAGATTATATACTTATAAAGATTACATATTTCTTTAGGTCACTGGTGACTGGTGGCTGCGAATTGTTTACTTTGAAATAAGAGTGATCGATGTTACTAGAATATGTTTATTGACTCACTGATAAATTCAATCTAGACAGAATCTACATACCAACACAGAGTTTTGTATAGGTGTCTTACCCTGATTTGGCAAAATTTGTCCAGAATTTCATCATCTTTACAGAGAGTGCCTTTTCTTCGTCTGTCAAGGTATGACCCGTGATGTCTTTAAGTTCTTCAATGAATGGATAACCAAAGACAAAAATCAGATCTTCCCCGTGACCAGCTCCAATCCAAGGTATATCAGGAATGATATCACCGTACTTGTATATAGAactgaaaataacaaatatagaaatctcataaaataaaattggtattaataacatttacaattttcaaaagaatcCAAAAACGGAAAACCGGAACAAACGATAGACATGATTGTATTTAAACTTGAATAAAGATAAAATCCAAAACTATATGCTTATCGTCCACTCATAATGGGTATAGAAGATAACATGTACACCTGATCAAGATAAAATAACTCATTGATCAGTCGAAATAcgtataatgattttttttaatccaatgATCGATagcataaatacatgtaaattttaatCTCGATATCTTATTGTAAACActaatcaaattttcaaagaGGATGCTAGTTTATTTAGCAAGCAAATagcccccacaaaaaaaattattactcTAAAATGAAGAGGGATTCGGTCTGAAAAAAGTATGAGaaacaaagggggggggggatttcgcTCCCATAATGAAGGATATTTTGGGATTTGTACACAACAACTTGACTTCCAGGGGGTGCTGGAAGcatccccgcttcccagggccatggcaTTAGATTAATTGGGAAAAGAATAGACacaaataattgaataattactTGTCATAATTCTAGTAAAAGTTATCCGATATTATTTCACTAGTTTTTTATGTGGAAGCGTTCGGCTTATTCTTGTCAAATACCCAACTCATAATTATTGCatcctaaaaaaaatccatgaaaggTCAAGATAGTGattaaaaaactttaaaaaaatgatacatgtaaagAATACTTCATCTCAAGAAATTAAACTGTGAtcaataaagataataaaccGAGTTCTCTTCACTCCTTTTTCtgcattttgtttcaaaatatcccttttttacTAGGGgagtaacttttttttcttgaaaattcgaATGTGTCTTCATAAATACACAAGAGCCAGTTTATCCTTGATTTCCCATGGCAATCACCGTTGGATGGtaaaatcataactttgatgTAACGAGGCCCAGAACTCATGGGGGTGTTTCAAAAAGTTGTTGGCATAGAGATATATACGATCTTACATATACGCAAGCTCCCGAAGGAAAGTTGTCGGCACTGACTTAATTGATAGTGTTGACAATTCCAGTGAAATcgttggttttgattggctaagaaacACCGGCATCTGCATGTTACCATGGAAAGTGTCAGaggaagaaattttcagtgccGACAACTTTCATGAACGATCCCTGGGGGTACGCCTCAGTGTGCCTTAAATACTTACTCAGTAGGATCGTGTGTCATGTAATACTTAAAGACAGTGCCACCAGCTTGTGCATGCTTCCTCATCACCATATCAGATGAACAAGCGAAATCAAAATCACCACTAAAATCAACCATTGATCGAAAGTAATCAGCAGTAGGGTCATCAGCCATTGTCCAGTCTATGTACTCTTGGAACACGGCATCATTGACGATCTCATCGTTGCGTtcataaataatcatgatagaTCGAACGTAAGTTTCGAAGTATGTACGGTTAATATAAGGTGCTATCGGACTACCGAAAGACTCGGGAATGACCTGTAAAACATATAATGTTCCTTCATCTTTATTAAAACCTATCATGATTGGTACGTTAGCAAAGTCTCCTTTCTCATACAGATTAGTTGGGGTATCATCTAGGAAGACTCCATCTAAAGTCACTGGATATGTTTGCCCGTAAACCTGGAAAAATATCGatggaaaaacaaagaattttgtaggattatttcatttttaattcaaacgttatggtttttttttacagaatctgtctcttaatttgtaataattataaaaagtgACTATTGATAGATTTGTCAAACTTGAAGTGCTGGGAATAAATAGTCATTGttgaatgattttttatatatcgGACGAAATCTATaaaaggaaatgataaaaatataattgggaaaaaagacaccaataattgaataatatacctgtaagcagtggcgtaccgtgggtcatggcattggggggcaccagcaaaaattttgagtcactaagtgagcgcgcgaagcgcgcccagttgatGGGTATACTGACCTATTAGAGACATTTTAGGGACAGTGCCATCAAACAGAAATGTCTCTGactggtcaaataatgcgagcgcgaagcgcgagcttaaatttttttatattcagacctaaaaaaggacattgtaatcaatcttttgtaatcatgatacgtacttgtctcgctaaataatgcgagcgcgaagtgcgagctgagttttttttgtaaatattgacccccaaataggaagattttaagactatattttaggaatccattaagattatacacatctcaccgtagtaatctaatgcgagtgccaata
It includes:
- the LOC121410470 gene encoding cholinesterase 1-like, giving the protein MNHSENSNKMRFLSIILLTLTVEIRGESPRVTVNEGTLVGKTVEFSENQFINVTKNIDMFLGVPFASPPQRFSPPEPMTSWSGERNATEFSPACQQDPSNSLYYPITSEDCLYLNVYTPSPKPSGIPVMVWIHGGGFVTGSAMTYSYYGVPLVAVGDVIMVSINYRLAIFAHLTTGDSEAPGNIGMLDQVAALEWIYHNIEAFGGDKDRITIFGESAGAASVGFHVLSKLSRPYFSQAIYQSGTVFNPWSFEDDPSEGIEKSQDLGRSMGCDDVTSSVSLVSCLRDLDPIALGQAADQVYGQTYPVTLDGVFLDDTPTNLYEKGDFANVPIMIGFNKDEGTLYVLQVIPESFGSPIAPYINRTYFETYVRSIMIIYERNDEIVNDAVFQEYIDWTMADDPTADYFRSMVDFSGDFDFACSSDMVMRKHAQAGGTVFKYYMTHDPTDSIYKYGDIIPDIPWIGAGHGEDLIFVFGYPFIEELKDITGHTLTDEEKALSVKMMKFWTNFAKSGNPSKSSLDGEEGEGEDFWPLYTIPELNHKEISLQLGQGRAIRARQCHFWNEYVPKLQAFSNSIDDEEKAWRESYNGWKDEMTEWQQVFDEYKKQPTCN